Proteins encoded together in one Rhizobium sp. 11515TR window:
- a CDS encoding YcaO-like family protein, translating into MSRVWPYLGRLGITRVGRQTELDRIGIPVWCAYAPNSRAIVIAQGKGLDDVSAKTSAVMEAIERSVATQPYCSALTASLDDLAASGHATDCLEDLLAIGAQPIETTEQIRWSQAHDLAKNASIFVPFDAIHLDRTHISPRFWVSSDGLASGNTWHEAVLHGLLERVERDACVLWNIGDPACRHARRIDPHSIEDEGICEMLEKIFSADFDLALFDVTSDLAVASIVALLRPKGDDGSLRYVDLTMGAGASLSPDVAAARAISEAVQSRMTFIAGARDDLIPELFSRRADPAHLQSFQARCTTNLNELPTMSAGSAQDALDQLVEILLGGGIDQLYAVELAPEWLPASVAKVFAPQLEHPDGDRRIRLGSRALSKGFL; encoded by the coding sequence TTGTCGAGGGTTTGGCCCTATCTGGGACGACTTGGCATAACCCGTGTTGGCCGCCAAACCGAGCTCGATCGCATAGGTATTCCCGTTTGGTGCGCCTACGCCCCGAATTCCAGGGCAATCGTCATCGCTCAGGGAAAAGGTCTGGACGACGTCTCCGCGAAGACATCCGCGGTGATGGAAGCGATCGAGCGATCGGTCGCGACCCAACCCTATTGTTCAGCGCTCACGGCAAGTCTGGATGATCTTGCCGCAAGCGGTCATGCCACGGATTGCCTGGAAGATCTGCTGGCGATCGGCGCGCAACCGATAGAGACCACGGAACAGATCAGATGGTCTCAAGCCCACGATCTGGCAAAGAACGCCTCGATATTCGTACCTTTCGACGCCATTCATCTTGACCGGACGCATATCAGCCCGCGATTTTGGGTATCATCGGATGGATTGGCGTCGGGGAATACTTGGCACGAGGCAGTCCTGCACGGGTTGCTGGAGCGGGTAGAGCGGGATGCTTGTGTCCTCTGGAATATTGGCGATCCGGCGTGCCGGCATGCGCGCCGGATCGATCCGCATAGCATCGAAGATGAGGGTATTTGCGAGATGCTGGAGAAGATTTTCTCGGCAGACTTCGATCTCGCCCTTTTTGATGTGACGAGCGATCTGGCCGTTGCCTCCATCGTCGCGTTGCTGCGGCCGAAAGGCGATGACGGCTCGCTCAGATATGTCGACTTGACCATGGGGGCAGGGGCATCCTTGTCCCCCGATGTGGCAGCAGCTCGCGCCATTTCCGAGGCCGTACAATCGCGGATGACCTTCATTGCCGGTGCCAGAGACGATCTTATCCCGGAGCTGTTCTCACGCCGCGCCGATCCCGCCCATCTGCAGTCATTTCAGGCGCGATGCACGACGAACCTGAACGAATTGCCGACGATGTCGGCCGGGTCTGCGCAAGATGCGCTCGACCAGCTTGTCGAGATTTTGCTGGGAGGCGGCATTGACCAGCTTTACGCCGTCGAGCTGGCACCCGAATGGCTGCCGGCATCGGTCGCAAAGGTTTTCGCGCCGCAACTCGAACATCCGGACGGGGATCGCCGCATTCGTCTCGGCAGCCGC